The Streptomyces pactum genome contains a region encoding:
- a CDS encoding helix-turn-helix transcriptional regulator, whose amino-acid sequence MGVRLMVVDDHRLLAEALASALKLRGHRVLAAAAPAAGAAELVISRAPEVCLLGTATPAEPGIFDPVVRIKRERPQVAVLVLGPVPNPRGIAAAFAAGASGYVRHDERIEGVERAIMKARAGEAAVAPSLLQGAFGELLNPAAQPDDEGQRLLQMLTPREVEVLVRVADGEDTRLIAAGMGIAPSTARTHVQRVLMKLGVGSRLEAAALAARTGLLDRAGAAGG is encoded by the coding sequence ATGGGAGTACGGCTGATGGTGGTCGACGACCACCGATTGCTCGCGGAGGCGCTGGCCTCGGCGCTCAAGCTGCGCGGGCACCGGGTGCTCGCCGCGGCGGCGCCGGCCGCGGGTGCGGCGGAGCTGGTGATCAGCCGGGCGCCGGAGGTGTGCCTGCTGGGGACGGCGACACCGGCCGAGCCGGGGATCTTCGATCCGGTGGTGCGGATCAAGCGGGAGCGTCCGCAGGTGGCGGTGCTGGTGCTGGGCCCCGTGCCGAACCCTCGCGGGATCGCGGCGGCGTTCGCGGCGGGGGCGTCGGGGTACGTCCGGCACGACGAGCGGATAGAGGGCGTCGAGCGGGCGATCATGAAGGCGCGGGCCGGGGAGGCGGCGGTGGCGCCGTCGCTGTTGCAGGGGGCGTTCGGTGAGCTGCTGAATCCGGCGGCCCAGCCCGACGACGAGGGGCAGCGGCTGTTGCAGATGCTCACGCCGAGGGAGGTGGAGGTGCTGGTGCGGGTCGCCGACGGGGAGGACACCCGGCTGATCGCGGCGGGGATGGGCATCGCGCCGTCCACGGCGCGTACGCACGTCCAGCGGGTGCTGATGAAGCTGGGCGTGGGGTCCCGGCTGGAGGCGGCGGCGCTGGCCGCGCGCACGGGGCTGCTGGACCGGGCGGGCGCGGCCGGCGGCTGA
- a CDS encoding sodium:solute symporter family protein: protein MHTPTYLAAELRLPTNWLDYSILGIYFVVVLGIGFAARRSVKTSLDFFLSGRSLPAWVTGLAFVAANLGATEILGMAANSAQYGVYTTHWYWIGAIPAMVFLGLVMMPFYYGSKVRSVPEFLLLRFDRAAHLLSSILFAVAAILIAGVNLYALAIVVEALLGWPQWVAIVVAGFFVLAYITLGGLSSAIYNEVLQFFVILAGLIPITVLGLKRVGGWGGLSDSLTQSRGGDFMTAWGGTGIGNDNPLGANWLTIVLGLGFVLSFGYWTTNFAEVQRALSAKNLSAAQRTPLIAAFPKIFIVFVVMIPGLVAAVLVPRIGTPGSDLQYNDAIPYLMQQLLPNGVLGIAVTGLLAAFMAGMAANISSFNTVFTNDVWARYVVKGREDDYYVRFGRLITVIGVLASIGTAFLASSFSNIMSYLQTLFSFFNVPMFVVFIIGMFWKRASMKSGFWGLIAGTTAAMVNYFVIYKQGIIDIPTDQGANFVSAIAGFVAGAVVMVAVSLFTAPKPTAELQGLVYGTTSPGMAEPPAKGDDAWYRKPALLGWGAVVLAAACYIPFSF, encoded by the coding sequence ATGCATACCCCCACATATCTAGCCGCGGAGCTTCGACTCCCCACCAACTGGCTCGACTACTCGATCCTCGGGATCTACTTCGTCGTCGTGCTCGGCATCGGCTTCGCCGCCCGCCGTTCGGTCAAGACCAGCCTGGACTTCTTCCTGTCCGGCCGTTCACTGCCCGCCTGGGTCACCGGCCTCGCCTTCGTGGCGGCCAACCTGGGCGCCACCGAGATCCTGGGCATGGCCGCGAACAGCGCCCAGTACGGCGTCTACACGACCCACTGGTACTGGATCGGCGCCATCCCGGCGATGGTCTTCCTCGGCCTGGTGATGATGCCGTTCTACTACGGCTCGAAGGTCCGCTCGGTCCCGGAGTTCCTGCTCCTGCGCTTCGACCGGGCCGCACACCTGCTCAGTTCGATCCTCTTCGCCGTCGCCGCCATCCTGATCGCCGGGGTGAACCTCTACGCCCTCGCGATCGTCGTCGAGGCGCTGCTGGGCTGGCCCCAGTGGGTGGCCATCGTGGTCGCAGGCTTCTTCGTCCTGGCGTACATCACGCTCGGCGGCCTGTCCTCGGCGATCTACAACGAGGTCCTCCAGTTCTTCGTGATCCTGGCCGGCCTCATCCCGATCACCGTCCTGGGCCTGAAGAGGGTCGGCGGCTGGGGCGGCCTGTCCGACTCGCTCACCCAGTCCCGCGGCGGCGACTTCATGACCGCGTGGGGCGGCACGGGCATCGGCAACGACAACCCGCTGGGCGCCAACTGGCTGACCATCGTCCTCGGCCTCGGATTCGTGCTCTCCTTCGGCTACTGGACGACGAACTTCGCCGAGGTGCAGCGCGCCCTGTCCGCGAAGAACCTCTCGGCGGCCCAGCGCACCCCCCTCATCGCCGCCTTCCCGAAGATCTTCATCGTCTTCGTGGTGATGATCCCGGGCCTGGTCGCCGCCGTCCTCGTCCCGAGGATCGGCACGCCCGGCTCGGACCTCCAGTACAACGACGCGATCCCGTACCTGATGCAGCAGTTGCTGCCCAACGGCGTCCTCGGCATCGCGGTGACCGGCCTCCTCGCCGCCTTCATGGCGGGCATGGCGGCGAACATCTCCTCCTTCAACACGGTCTTCACCAACGACGTCTGGGCGAGGTACGTCGTGAAGGGCCGCGAGGACGACTACTACGTCCGGTTCGGCCGTCTGATCACCGTGATCGGCGTCCTGGCCTCGATCGGCACGGCCTTCCTGGCGTCGTCCTTCTCCAACATCATGAGCTACCTCCAGACGCTCTTCTCCTTCTTCAACGTGCCGATGTTCGTGGTCTTCATCATCGGCATGTTCTGGAAGCGGGCGTCCATGAAGTCCGGCTTCTGGGGCCTGATCGCGGGCACCACGGCGGCGATGGTGAACTACTTCGTCATCTACAAGCAGGGCATCATCGACATCCCCACCGACCAGGGCGCCAACTTCGTCTCCGCGATCGCGGGCTTCGTGGCCGGCGCGGTGGTCATGGTCGCCGTGTCCCTGTTCACCGCGCCGAAGCCCACCGCCGAGCTCCAGGGCCTGGTCTACGGCACCACCTCCCCCGGCATGGCCGAGCCGCCCGCCAAGGGCGACGACGCGTGGTACCGCAAGCCGGCGCTGCTGGGCTGGGGGGCGGTCGTCCTGGCCGCCGCCTGCTACATCCCGTTCTCGTTCTGA
- the galT gene encoding galactose-1-phosphate uridylyltransferase, with amino-acid sequence MKKTSTRLADGRELVYYDLRDDTVRDAVDRRPLERTVTTSQVRRDPLLGDSVAVASHRQGRIYHPPADECPLCPSQGERLSEIPDSSYDVVVFENRFPSLAGDSGRCEVVCFTSDHNASFAELSEEQARLVLDAWTDRTSELSHLPSVEQVFCFENRGAEIGVTLGHPHGQIYAYPFTTPRTALMLRSLAAHKDATGGENLFDAVLDEELAGERVVLESEHWAAFVPYAAHWPYEVHLYPKRRVPDLLGLDEAARTEFPQVYLELLRRFDRIFGEGEPPTPYIAAWHQAPFGQLEDFEGVARDDFALHLELFTIRRTSGKLKFLAGSESGMNVFINDVPPERAAERLREVAS; translated from the coding sequence GTGAAGAAGACCTCGACCCGGCTGGCCGACGGTCGCGAGCTCGTCTACTACGACCTGCGCGACGACACCGTGCGGGACGCCGTCGACCGCCGTCCGCTGGAGCGGACCGTCACCACCTCCCAGGTCCGCCGCGACCCGCTGCTCGGCGACTCGGTCGCCGTCGCCTCGCACCGCCAGGGCCGCATCTACCACCCGCCCGCCGACGAGTGCCCCCTGTGCCCCTCGCAGGGCGAGCGGCTGAGCGAGATCCCGGACTCGTCGTACGACGTGGTGGTCTTCGAGAACCGCTTCCCCTCGCTGGCCGGCGACTCCGGCCGCTGCGAGGTCGTCTGCTTCACCTCCGACCACAACGCCTCCTTCGCCGAACTGAGCGAGGAGCAGGCACGGCTCGTGCTCGACGCCTGGACGGACCGCACGTCGGAGCTCTCGCATCTGCCCTCCGTCGAACAGGTCTTCTGCTTCGAGAACCGGGGTGCCGAGATCGGAGTGACGCTGGGTCACCCGCACGGGCAGATCTACGCCTACCCCTTCACCACGCCCCGCACCGCCCTGATGCTCCGTTCACTCGCCGCGCACAAGGACGCGACGGGCGGGGAGAACCTGTTCGACGCCGTTCTGGACGAGGAACTGGCCGGTGAGCGGGTCGTCCTGGAGAGTGAACACTGGGCGGCCTTCGTGCCGTACGCCGCGCACTGGCCGTACGAGGTGCATCTTTACCCCAAGCGGCGGGTGCCCGACCTGCTCGGGCTCGACGAGGCGGCGCGCACAGAGTTTCCCCAGGTCTATCTGGAACTGTTGAGGCGCTTCGACCGGATCTTCGGTGAGGGCGAGCCTCCGACGCCGTACATCGCGGCCTGGCACCAGGCCCCGTTCGGGCAACTGGAGGACTTCGAGGGCGTGGCGCGGGACGACTTCGCGCTGCACCTCGAGCTTTTCACCATTCGCCGCACGTCCGGCAAGCTGAAGTTCCTCGCGGGCTCCGAGTCCGGCATGAACGTGTTCATCAACGACGTGCCCCCGGAGCGCGCGGCCGAGCGACTGCGAGAGGTAGCGAGCTGA
- the galE gene encoding UDP-glucose 4-epimerase GalE, which translates to MSGKYLVTGGAGYVGSVVAQHLLEAGHEVVVLDNLSTGFREGVPTGASFIEGDIRDAAKWLDRSYDGVLHFAAFSQVGESVVKPEKYWDNNVGGTMALLEAMRTAGVRRLVFSSTAATYGEPDEVPIVESAPTKPTNPYGASKLAVDHMITGEAAAHGLGAVSLRYFNVAGAYGRYGERHDPESHLIPLVLQVAQGGREAISVFGDDYPTPDGTCVRDYIHVADLADAHLLALDAAAPGEHLICNLGNGNGFSVREVVETVRRVTGHPIPEVVAPRRGGDPAVLVASADTAREKLGWHPSRADLAGIVADAWEFAQRRAG; encoded by the coding sequence ATGAGCGGGAAGTACCTGGTGACGGGCGGAGCGGGCTACGTCGGCAGCGTGGTCGCCCAGCACCTGCTGGAGGCCGGCCACGAGGTCGTCGTCCTCGACAACCTCTCGACCGGCTTCAGGGAGGGTGTGCCGACTGGCGCCTCCTTCATCGAGGGCGACATCCGCGACGCCGCCAAGTGGCTGGACCGGTCGTACGACGGTGTACTCCACTTCGCCGCCTTCTCCCAGGTCGGCGAGTCCGTCGTGAAGCCCGAGAAGTACTGGGACAACAACGTCGGCGGCACCATGGCCCTCCTGGAGGCGATGCGCACGGCGGGCGTCCGCCGCCTCGTCTTCTCCTCCACGGCCGCCACGTACGGCGAGCCGGACGAGGTGCCGATCGTCGAGTCCGCCCCGACGAAGCCCACGAACCCCTACGGCGCCTCGAAGCTGGCCGTGGACCACATGATCACCGGTGAGGCGGCGGCCCACGGTCTGGGCGCGGTCTCGCTGCGCTACTTCAACGTCGCGGGCGCGTACGGGCGGTACGGCGAGCGCCACGACCCCGAGTCCCACCTGATCCCGCTGGTCCTCCAGGTGGCGCAGGGCGGGCGCGAGGCGATCTCCGTCTTCGGCGACGACTACCCGACGCCGGACGGCACCTGCGTCCGCGACTACATCCACGTCGCCGACCTGGCCGACGCCCACCTGCTGGCCCTGGACGCGGCGGCCCCCGGCGAGCACCTCATCTGCAACCTGGGCAACGGCAACGGCTTCTCCGTCCGCGAGGTCGTCGAAACCGTCCGCCGGGTGACGGGCCACCCGATCCCCGAGGTGGTGGCCCCGCGCCGGGGCGGCGACCCGGCGGTCCTGGTGGCCTCGGCGGACACGGCCCGCGAGAAACTGGGCTGGCACCCGTCGCGCGCGGACCTCGCGGGGATCGTGGCGGACGCGTGGGAGTTCGCGCAGCGGCGCGCGGGCTAG
- the galK gene encoding galactokinase has translation MGEAVAGDVAGAVGERFRKLYGADPEGVWAAPGRVNLIGEHTDYNDGFVMPFALPHTAVAAVSRRGDGVLRLHSADIAADPVELRVADLAPESDRSWTAYPSGVVWALREAGHELTGADIHLASTVPSGAGLSSSAALEVVVALALNDLYSLGLRGWQLARLCQRAENVYVGAPVGIMDQTASACCESGHALFLDTRDLSQRQIPFDLAAEGMRLLVVDTQVKHSHSEGEYGKRRAGCEKGAALLGVDALRDVAYEELGSALDRLADDEEVRRLVKHVVTEDERVERVVSLLESGDTRAIGPVLVEGHVSLRDDFRISCPELDLVVDTALATGALGARMTGGGFGGSAIVLAEESDVDAITKAVEEAFAAASYTAPRVFEAVPAAGARRVG, from the coding sequence ATGGGCGAGGCTGTCGCAGGGGATGTCGCGGGCGCCGTCGGCGAGCGGTTCCGGAAGCTGTACGGGGCGGACCCCGAGGGGGTCTGGGCGGCGCCGGGCCGGGTCAACCTCATCGGCGAACACACCGACTACAACGACGGCTTCGTCATGCCGTTCGCCCTGCCGCACACCGCGGTCGCGGCGGTCTCCCGGCGCGGCGACGGCGTCCTGCGCCTGCACTCGGCGGACATCGCGGCCGACCCGGTCGAGCTGCGCGTCGCCGACCTGGCCCCCGAGTCGGACCGGTCCTGGACGGCGTACCCCTCGGGCGTGGTCTGGGCGCTGCGCGAGGCCGGCCACGAGCTGACCGGCGCCGACATCCACCTGGCCTCGACGGTCCCCTCCGGCGCGGGCCTGTCCTCCTCGGCGGCCCTGGAGGTCGTCGTCGCGCTCGCCCTGAACGACCTGTACTCCCTCGGCCTGCGCGGCTGGCAACTGGCCCGCCTGTGCCAGCGCGCGGAGAACGTCTACGTCGGCGCCCCCGTCGGCATCATGGACCAGACCGCCTCCGCCTGCTGCGAGTCGGGCCACGCCCTCTTCCTCGACACCCGTGACCTCTCCCAGCGCCAGATCCCCTTCGACCTCGCGGCCGAGGGCATGCGCCTCCTCGTCGTCGACACGCAGGTCAAGCACTCCCACAGCGAGGGCGAGTACGGCAAGCGCCGCGCGGGCTGCGAGAAGGGCGCCGCGCTGCTGGGCGTGGACGCGCTGCGGGACGTGGCGTACGAGGAGCTCGGTTCCGCGCTGGACCGCCTGGCCGACGACGAGGAGGTACGCCGCCTGGTCAAGCACGTCGTCACGGAGGACGAGCGCGTCGAACGCGTCGTGTCCCTCCTGGAATCCGGCGACACCCGCGCCATCGGCCCCGTCCTGGTCGAGGGCCACGTCTCCCTGCGCGACGACTTCCGCATCTCCTGCCCCGAACTCGACCTGGTCGTCGACACGGCCCTCGCCACCGGCGCCCTCGGCGCCCGCATGACCGGCGGCGGCTTCGGCGGCTCGGCGATCGTCCTGGCCGAGGAGTCCGACGTCGACGCCATCACCAAGGCGGTCGAGGAGGCCTTCGCGGCGGCGTCCTACACGGCCCCCCGGGTGTTCGAGGCGGTGCCTGCGGCGGGGGCGCGGCGGGTGGGGTGA
- a CDS encoding GNAT family N-acetyltransferase has product MVSRMFRLVTEVDRERRDLLRSRLRETNTAASAILRSLRGTPHEREFPLHVWVLDETGVLAGGLVGHTWASWLHVTYLWVDERCRGAGLGSALLTEAERAAHDERRCAAARVETWDFQAPDFYRRQGYEVVCVIPDYPPGITEYTLVKRLG; this is encoded by the coding sequence ATGGTGAGCCGCATGTTTCGTCTTGTGACAGAAGTGGACAGGGAACGGCGCGATCTGCTGCGCAGCCGCCTGCGGGAGACGAACACGGCGGCCTCCGCCATCCTCCGCTCCCTGCGCGGAACCCCTCACGAACGCGAATTCCCCCTCCACGTGTGGGTGCTGGACGAGACCGGCGTCCTGGCGGGCGGCCTCGTGGGCCACACCTGGGCGAGCTGGCTCCACGTCACGTACTTGTGGGTGGACGAACGGTGCCGGGGAGCGGGGCTGGGCTCGGCCCTGCTCACCGAGGCGGAACGAGCGGCCCACGACGAGCGCCGCTGCGCGGCGGCGCGCGTGGAGACGTGGGACTTCCAGGCGCCGGACTTCTACCGGAGGCAGGGGTACGAGGTGGTGTGCGTGATCCCGGACTATCCACCGGGGATCACGGAGTACACGCTGGTGAAGCGCTTGGGATGA
- a CDS encoding response regulator transcription factor: MVRIRVLVVDDHRIFAESLAAALAAEPDVDVSAAGSGPAALRCLERAAFEGRRFDVLLVDADLGGHVPGARPAVPVRDGNEDGLVDGISLVAGVRSGQPGVRTVVLAEKDDPRRAALALGAGASGWVAKDCSLSRLLSVIRGVLRDETHLPPALLTGVLRELTAARKHRTESERLVESLTPREREVLRCMVAGLGRKAVAERLYLSPHTVRTHMQNVLGKLGVHSTLAAVALARRAGVGPVDLTGDVVERGGQLA; encoded by the coding sequence GTGGTTCGTATCCGAGTCCTGGTCGTCGACGACCATCGCATCTTCGCCGAGTCGCTCGCCGCCGCCCTGGCCGCCGAGCCGGACGTCGACGTCTCCGCGGCCGGCAGCGGCCCGGCGGCGCTGCGCTGCCTGGAGCGGGCCGCGTTCGAGGGGCGGCGGTTCGACGTGCTGCTCGTCGATGCCGACCTGGGCGGTCACGTGCCCGGCGCACGGCCGGCCGTGCCCGTGCGGGACGGCAACGAGGACGGGCTGGTGGACGGGATCTCGCTGGTCGCCGGGGTGCGGTCGGGGCAGCCGGGCGTACGGACCGTCGTCCTCGCCGAGAAGGACGATCCCCGGCGGGCCGCCCTCGCGCTGGGGGCCGGGGCCTCCGGGTGGGTGGCGAAGGACTGCTCGCTGTCGCGGCTGCTCAGTGTGATCCGGGGTGTGCTGCGCGACGAGACGCATCTGCCGCCCGCGCTGCTCACCGGCGTCCTGCGGGAGCTGACCGCCGCCCGCAAGCACCGCACCGAGAGCGAGCGGCTGGTGGAGTCGCTGACCCCGCGGGAGCGGGAGGTGCTGCGCTGCATGGTCGCCGGGCTCGGGCGCAAGGCGGTCGCCGAGCGGCTGTACCTGTCCCCGCACACCGTGCGCACCCACATGCAGAACGTGCTGGGCAAGCTGGGTGTCCACTCCACCCTCGCCGCCGTGGCGCTCGCCCGGCGGGCCGGGGTGGGGCCGGTGGACCTAACCGGGGATGTTGTCGAACGGGGCGGTCAACTGGCGTAG
- the tamR gene encoding MarR family transcriptional regulator TamR, translated as MEDEVDRLVAAWRRERPDLDVEPLEVLSRVSRLARHLDRARRLAFSEHELEPWEFDVLTALRRAGTPYQLSPGQLLTQTLVTSGTMTNRIDRLAKKGLVERLPDPSDRRGVLVRLTDEGRDRADRSLAGLLDQERAILAELSRAQRSELAALLRQLTAPFDNIPG; from the coding sequence ATGGAGGACGAGGTCGATCGGCTGGTCGCAGCGTGGCGCCGGGAGCGCCCGGACCTCGACGTGGAACCGCTCGAGGTGCTGAGCCGGGTCAGCAGGCTCGCCCGGCACCTGGACCGCGCACGTCGCCTGGCCTTCTCCGAACACGAACTCGAGCCCTGGGAGTTCGACGTCCTGACGGCCCTGCGCCGCGCGGGCACCCCGTACCAGCTCTCGCCGGGCCAGCTCCTCACCCAGACCCTGGTCACCTCGGGCACGATGACCAACCGCATCGACCGCCTGGCCAAGAAGGGCCTGGTGGAGCGCCTGCCCGACCCCAGCGACCGGCGCGGCGTACTGGTCCGGCTCACGGACGAGGGCCGGGACCGCGCCGACCGGTCCCTGGCGGGCCTGCTGGACCAGGAACGCGCGATCCTCGCCGAACTCTCCCGCGCCCAGCGCAGCGAGCTGGCCGCGTTGCTACGCCAGTTGACCGCCCCGTTCGACAACATCCCCGGTTAG
- a CDS encoding trans-aconitate 2-methyltransferase → MPAPAPTWDPAQYLRHAGPRARPFTDLLARVPDLSPSSRRRSSGGGPHGHPPRIADLGCGPGNVTVLLADRWPTARITGYDNSPRMLERAQEYAGPTPRGGHLDFAAADALTWTPAEPCDLVISNATLQWVPGHVERFADWIGRLAPGGVLAFQVPGNFDAPSHRLMRELAHSRRWRGRLAGALRHDGAVLTPEAYLAHLTAAGCTADVWETTYVHLLPGDDAVLDWVKGTGLRPVLTALDDDPQARDAFVEEYRTVLRAAYPAGAHGTPFPFRRIFAVARKDANR, encoded by the coding sequence ATGCCCGCCCCCGCCCCCACCTGGGACCCCGCCCAGTACCTGCGCCACGCGGGCCCCCGCGCCCGTCCCTTCACCGACCTCCTCGCCCGCGTCCCCGACCTTTCCCCGAGCTCACGACGCCGTTCGAGCGGGGGAGGCCCCCATGGCCACCCGCCCCGCATCGCCGACCTCGGCTGCGGCCCAGGCAACGTCACCGTCCTGCTCGCCGACCGCTGGCCCACCGCCCGCATCACCGGCTACGACAACTCACCCCGGATGCTCGAACGCGCCCAGGAGTACGCCGGGCCCACGCCCCGGGGCGGCCACCTCGACTTCGCCGCCGCCGACGCCCTCACCTGGACCCCCGCCGAGCCGTGCGACCTCGTGATCAGCAACGCCACCCTCCAGTGGGTCCCCGGTCACGTCGAGCGCTTCGCCGACTGGATCGGCCGGCTCGCCCCCGGCGGCGTCCTCGCCTTCCAGGTACCCGGCAACTTCGACGCCCCCAGCCACCGCCTGATGCGCGAGCTCGCCCACTCCCGGCGCTGGCGAGGCCGGCTCGCCGGCGCCCTGCGCCACGACGGCGCCGTCCTCACCCCCGAGGCCTACCTCGCCCACCTGACCGCCGCCGGCTGCACCGCCGACGTGTGGGAGACGACCTACGTCCATCTGCTGCCCGGCGACGACGCCGTGCTGGACTGGGTGAAGGGAACGGGGCTGCGGCCCGTACTCACCGCGCTCGACGACGACCCACAGGCCCGGGACGCGTTCGTCGAGGAGTACCGGACCGTCCTGCGCGCCGCCTATCCCGCCGGGGCACACGGCACGCCGTTCCCCTTCCGGCGCATCTTCGCCGTCGCCCGGAAGGACGCGAACCGGTGA
- a CDS encoding VOC family protein has product MITGLDHVQLAAPPGSEERLRTFYTAVLGMTELPKPPALAARGGCWFQAGAVQLHLGIENGFRPARKAHPGLRVTGIEVYAARLEAHGTSITWDDGLPGHRRFYCADPVGNRLEFVERRGRPRRRDG; this is encoded by the coding sequence GTGATCACCGGGCTCGACCACGTCCAGCTCGCCGCGCCGCCCGGCTCCGAGGAGCGGCTGCGCACCTTCTACACCGCCGTTCTCGGCATGACCGAGCTGCCCAAGCCGCCCGCGCTCGCCGCCCGCGGAGGCTGCTGGTTCCAGGCCGGTGCCGTCCAGCTCCACCTCGGGATCGAGAACGGCTTCCGGCCGGCCCGCAAGGCCCACCCGGGGCTGCGGGTCACCGGGATCGAGGTGTACGCCGCCCGGCTGGAGGCCCACGGCACGTCCATCACCTGGGACGACGGCCTGCCCGGCCACCGGCGCTTCTACTGCGCGGACCCGGTCGGCAACCGCCTGGAGTTCGTGGAACGGCGCGGACGCCCGCGGCGGCGCGATGGGTGA
- a CDS encoding CaiB/BaiF CoA transferase family protein: MQPLRGITVVSLEQAVAAPYASRQLADLGARVIKVERPGTGDFARAYDTRVRGLSSHFVWTNRNKESLTLDFKDPRGGDLLRRLIADADVFLQNLAPGAAARAGLGAAELRARHPGLIVCDISGYGGPGPYEGRKAYDLMVQSEAGLLSVTGTPDDPAKVGVSVSDIAAGMYAYSSILGALLERGRTGQGAHLDVSMLEATVEWMGFPLYYSFDGAEPPPRAGAAHATIYPYGPFTAGDGKVVMMAIQNEREWRGFCAGFLDRPELAEHPDYAANADRNRHREALGGLIAARFAELTGAEATELLSAVPVANARVNTLAEVWDHPQLAARGRWHQVPTPAGPVPALAPPGPTGGAPRMEAVPAPGEHTRAVLGELGLSEDAVDALVADGVV; the protein is encoded by the coding sequence ATGCAGCCACTGCGCGGAATCACCGTCGTCTCGCTCGAACAGGCGGTCGCCGCTCCCTACGCCAGCCGCCAGCTCGCCGACCTGGGCGCGCGGGTGATCAAGGTGGAGCGCCCCGGGACGGGGGACTTCGCCCGGGCCTACGACACCCGCGTACGCGGCCTGAGCTCGCACTTCGTGTGGACCAACCGCAACAAGGAGTCCCTCACCCTGGACTTCAAGGACCCGCGCGGCGGGGACCTGCTGCGCCGCCTGATCGCGGACGCCGACGTCTTCCTGCAGAACCTGGCGCCGGGGGCGGCCGCCCGGGCCGGACTCGGCGCGGCGGAACTGCGGGCCCGGCATCCGGGGCTGATCGTCTGCGACATCTCCGGCTACGGCGGCCCCGGCCCCTACGAGGGCCGCAAGGCGTACGACCTGATGGTGCAGTCCGAGGCGGGGCTGCTGTCCGTCACGGGCACCCCGGACGACCCGGCCAAGGTGGGCGTCTCGGTGTCCGACATCGCCGCCGGGATGTACGCGTACAGCTCGATCCTCGGCGCGCTGCTGGAACGCGGGCGGACGGGGCAGGGCGCGCATCTGGACGTGTCGATGCTGGAAGCCACCGTGGAGTGGATGGGCTTTCCCCTCTACTACTCCTTCGACGGAGCCGAGCCGCCGCCGCGGGCGGGCGCCGCGCACGCGACGATCTACCCCTACGGGCCCTTCACCGCGGGCGACGGCAAGGTCGTCATGATGGCGATCCAGAACGAGCGGGAGTGGCGCGGTTTCTGCGCGGGCTTCCTGGACCGTCCGGAGCTGGCCGAGCACCCGGACTACGCGGCCAACGCGGACCGCAACAGGCACCGGGAGGCGCTGGGCGGGCTGATCGCGGCCCGTTTCGCGGAGCTGACCGGCGCCGAGGCCACCGAACTGCTCAGCGCGGTGCCGGTCGCCAACGCCCGGGTGAACACGCTCGCCGAGGTGTGGGACCACCCCCAGCTCGCCGCGCGCGGTCGCTGGCACCAGGTACCCACGCCCGCCGGGCCCGTCCCGGCGCTGGCCCCGCCGGGCCCGACCGGGGGCGCGCCCCGGATGGAGGCGGTGCCGGCGCCGGGCGAGCACACCCGGGCCGTACTCGGCGAGCTGGGCCTGTCCGAGGACGCCGTCGACGCGCTCGTCGCGGACGGGGTGGTGTGA
- a CDS encoding TetR/AcrR family transcriptional regulator, with translation MMVAVATDSSSTPSNEKPRRARRTRMTGVERRQQLLEIGRTLFAEKGFEGTSVEEIAAKAGVSKPVVYEHFGGKEGLYAVVVDREMRRLLDMVTSSLTAGHPRELCEQAAFALLDYIEEYTDGFRILVRDSPIPQSTGSFASLISDIATQVEDILGREFKNRGFDAKLAPLYAQALVGMVALTGQWWLDVRRPKKAEVAAHLVNLAWHGLDGLEPKPRLIGHRKS, from the coding sequence ATGATGGTCGCCGTGGCGACCGACTCCAGCAGCACCCCGAGCAATGAGAAGCCCCGGCGCGCACGTCGTACCCGGATGACCGGTGTGGAGCGCCGCCAGCAGTTGCTGGAGATCGGTCGCACCCTCTTCGCGGAGAAGGGTTTCGAGGGCACGTCGGTGGAGGAGATCGCGGCGAAGGCCGGGGTCTCCAAGCCGGTGGTGTACGAGCACTTCGGCGGCAAGGAGGGGCTGTACGCGGTGGTGGTGGACCGTGAGATGCGGCGGCTGCTGGACATGGTGACCAGCTCCCTGACCGCCGGCCACCCGCGCGAGCTGTGCGAGCAGGCGGCCTTCGCCCTCCTGGACTACATCGAGGAGTACACGGACGGCTTCCGCATCCTGGTCCGCGACTCCCCCATCCCGCAGTCGACGGGCTCCTTCGCCTCCCTCATCTCGGACATCGCCACCCAGGTGGAGGACATCCTGGGCCGCGAGTTCAAGAACCGCGGCTTCGACGCCAAGCTGGCCCCGCTGTACGCGCAGGCGCTGGTCGGCATGGTGGCGCTGACCGGGCAGTGGTGGCTGGACGTGCGCCGGCCGAAGAAGGCGGAGGTGGCGGCGCACCTGGTGAACCTGGCGTGGCACGGGCTGGACGGCCTGGAGCCGAAGCCGCGGTTGATCGGGCACCGCAAGAGCTAG